The Aythya fuligula isolate bAytFul2 chromosome 7, bAytFul2.pri, whole genome shotgun sequence genome has a window encoding:
- the CASP7 gene encoding caspase-7 yields the protein MSGAHHVDSSTEERSEEGQEDVVDAKPDRSSRLSIFSRKKKNGEEEQPKSSLSNQYRIVTPTFQYNMDYKKVGKCIIINNKNFEDKTGMGTRNGTDKDAGDLTKSFRNLGFEVHIHNDRSCDDMKKLLKQAAEENHSDAACFACILLSHGEEGLIYGTDGPMAIKHLTALFRGDKCKSLIGKPKLFFIQACRGSEFDEGIQTDSGPANDTLETDANPRYKIPVEADFLFAYSTVPGYYSWRNPGRGSWFVQSLCSVLNEHGKQLEIMQILTRVNYVVATNFESQSDDPRFSEKKQIPCVVSMLTKELYF from the exons ATGTCAGGAGCTCACCACGTTGATAGTTCTACTGAAGAGAGAAGTGAGGAAGGTCAAGAGGATGTAGTTGACGCAAAGCCAGACAGAAGTAGTAGACTGTCAATTTTTTCAAG aaaaaagaagaatggaGAAGAAGAGCAGCCAAAGTCCTCCCTCAGTAATCAGTACCGAATTGTTACGCCCACATTCCAGTATAATATGGACTACAAGAAAGTTGGCAAATGCATTAttataaacaacaaaaattttgaAGACAAAACAG GAATGGGTACACGCAATGGCACTGATAAAGATGCTGGAGATCTAACTAAGAGTTTTAGAAACTTAGGTTTTGAGGTTCACATACACAATGACCGAAGCTGTGATGATATGAAAAAACTACTGAAGCAAG CTGCTGAAGAGAATCACAGTGATGCTGCTTGCTTTGCCTGTATCCTTCTAAGCCATGGGGAGGAAGGCCTCATCTATGGCACCGATGGACCTATGGCTATCAAACATCTGACTGCACTCTTCAGAGGAGACAAATGTAAAAGCCTTATAGGGAaacccaaattatttttcattcag GCATGCCGAGGCTCTGAATTTGATGAAGGTATACAAACTGACTCTGGACCTGCAAATGACACTCTGGAAACAGATGCCAATCCTAGATACAAAATTCCAGTCGAAgcagattttctgtttgcatattCCACAGTgccag GTTATTATTCATGGAGGAATCCTGGAAGAGGCTCCTGGTTTGTGCAGTCTCTGTGCTCTGTGCTAAATGAACATGGAAAACAACTTGAGATCATGCAGATCCTCACACGGGTCAACTATGTGGTTGCCACAAATTTTGAATCACAATCTGATGATCCACGCTTCAGTGAGAAGAAGCAGATTCCTTGCGTAGTGTCTATGCTCACTAAGGAACTTTActtctga